The following proteins are encoded in a genomic region of Triticum dicoccoides isolate Atlit2015 ecotype Zavitan chromosome 1B, WEW_v2.0, whole genome shotgun sequence:
- the LOC119311207 gene encoding cinnamate beta-D-glucosyltransferase-like: MSCQEGALPAAAQPHVLLVSCPLQGHVNPLLRLGRRLAARGILVTFTTLRHAGLRAAHRDGVGFELYQLRDHDDQDQMTPDDMLRHVVAEGPAALAELVRRQADAGRPVSCVVNTTFVPWALDVARELGLPCATLWNQSCAVLSLYHHFYNDGVPFPSAADDAPVVLPGLPAMSLDELPLMVRPEFACNLWGQMLRRQLVEVRARQAPSWVLVNTFHELERDVIEALRAGGVAVTPVGPLLNGDEPAVADDDGCVMAWLDSQPPRSVVYVAFGSLVDIGRDETAALAEGLDGTGRPFLWVVRDDLLHLPESVLAACRGSTGKIVAWCPQGRVLGHGAVGCFVTHCGWNSVTEALAAGVPVVAYPWWSDQFTNAKFLVEEYGVGIRLPAPVTRDALRACVDEVMNGPEAAAIRRRATAWKEEAAAALADGGSSDRSLDAFVDFLRAAVGSRAVDTISSPPAKQGSVSSL, translated from the coding sequence ATGAGCTGCCAGGAGGGCGCCTTGCCGGCGGCGGCGCAGCCGCACGTCCTCCTCGTGTCGTGCCCGCTACAGGGCCACGTGAACCCGCTGCTCCGCCTCGGCAGACGCCTCGCCGCCAGGGGCATCCTCGTCACCTTCACCACCCTCCGCCATGCCGGCCTCCGTGCAGCCCACCGCGACGGCGTCGGATTCGAGTTGTACCAGCTGCGCGACCACGACGACCAGGACCAGATgacccccgacgacatgctgcggcACGTCGTGGCCGAAGGCCCCGCGGCGCTGGCCGAACTGGTCCGGCGCCAGGCCGACGCCGGCCGGCCGGTCTCCTGCGTCGTCAACACCACCTTCGTGCCCTGGGCGCTCGACGTGGCCCGGGAGCTGGGCCTCCCCTGTGCCACGCTGTGGAACCAGTCCTGCGCCGTGCTCTCCCTCTACCACCACTTCTACAACGACGGCGTGCCGTTCCCGAGCGCGGCCGACGACGCGCCGGTGGTGCTGCCCGGGCTGCCGGCCATGTCCTTGGACGAGCTGCCGCTCATGGTCCGACCCGAATTCGCGTGCAACCTCTGGGGACAGATGCTCCGGAGGCAGCTCGTGGAGGTCCGCGCGAGGCAGGCGCCGTCGTGGGTGCTCGTCAACACCTTCCACGAGCTCGAGCGCGACGTCATCGAGGCGCTACGGGCTGGCGGCGTCGCCGTCACGCCCGTCGGCCCGCTCCTGAACGGTGATGAACCGGCCGTGGCCGACGACGACGGCTGTGTCATGGCGTGGCTCGACTCGCAGCCGCCGCGCTCCGTGGTGTACGTGGCGTTCGGCAGCCTCGTGGACATCGGGCGGGACGAGACGGCGGCCCTCGCGGAGGGGCTGGACGGCACGGGCAGGCCGTTCCTGTGGGTGGTGCGCGAcgacctcctccacctcccagAATCCGTCCTCGCCGCATGCCGCGGCAGCACCGGCAAGATCGTGGCGTGGTGCCCGCAGGGGCGCGTGCTCGGGCACGGCGCCGTCGGGTGCTTCGTGACGCACTGCGGGTGGAACTCCGTCACCGAGGCGCTGGCGGCGGGCGTGCCGGTGGTCGCGTACCCCTGGTGGTCAGACCAGTTCACCAACGCCAAGTTCCTGGTGGAGGAGTACGGGGTCGGCATCCGGCTGCCGGCGCCGGTGACGCGGGACGCGCTCCGTGCGTGCGTCGACGAGGTGATGAACGGGCCGGAGGCAGCAGCGATCCGGAGGAGGGCGACGGCGTGGAAGGAGGAAGCAGCGGCAGCGCTGGCCGACGGTGGGTCCTCGGACCGGAGCCTCGACGCTTTCGTTGACTTCCTGCGAGCGGCCGTAGGATCTCGTGCAGTTGACACGATTAGCTCGCCGCCGGCAAAGCAGGGATCAGTCAGTTCGTTATAA